The Hevea brasiliensis isolate MT/VB/25A 57/8 chromosome 1, ASM3005281v1, whole genome shotgun sequence DNA segment GATTAGGAGACCTCCTACAGGATCATAGTATAATACAAttgcaattaaaattaaatgtacTAAAATTAGATGTTTTCACAAACAAAATTTCACCTACAAAACTCAACATACGTTCATCTATTGAAAGTAAACCATCCGTAAAGAGAGAGAACAGCCTGAAATAATAATGGTACCTATTGTGCAATGAATTTTCATGTTGATTGGAAGCAAGAACACTAGATCCAGAAGCTGAAGCAAATGCTGGATCAGCTTGGACATCAGATGATTGTGGTGTAATTGACCGTAAAGATTCTTCCCGGACATTCATGGGAGGGGATAATGGAGTGGGTACTGAGATTGTAGATACAGATTCACCCTCTTCTCTCTGAGTTGGAGAGGAAGAAATTGGTCCAGCTGGTGCATTAGGATGACTCGAGAATACTAAAAACTGTGGACGACCTTGAGCTGATGATCTATTCCTCTGACCTTCCCTTCTAGCAATGTGACGCCGTCCCATTGCAGCAGCAGCAGCTAAGTGCTGGATTATACGCTCTTCAAGTTCAGTATCGTTTGCACCCACTGGCAACTGCATTTTGTTCAATCAATGAATTAATCATTATTATATTTAAacatgatttattgaaattaaaaaaaaaaaaagtttccaaCTAATAAAAGTAAAGTACAAACATGCTGTAATTCAAAATCACCCAGAGTTGGATGATGAAATATGGTGGCATTTCTAGATGGATTAAACCTAAAACTCCTCTCATGTTCCACGGCCTCAAGCAATTCTTGACTGCAAAAGTAAGGTAAATAAGTAATTCCTCTTCAAATCATAGATAGgaagaaataaagtaaaatataacAGCATAATATAAACCTTGTAGCATCCTTCAGGCTGATAGGCTGCCAGCACATGGGGCATTGGGAGCTTCTCTGACACCTGCAAGATCATGATAAAATTAAAGTCAGGccacatattattattattattattattattattatattattattattattcaccaTGAAGAAAATGCCAAAACCAATCAAAAGGCCTGATCTTTATCTTATTCTACTTTCAAGCAAGTATCAAAGGAACACCTAGACAAGCTACCATGATGACAACATTTTTTTCAACAATCAAATAAGTCTAGGTAGGAGATTTAGGCTCCACTGGCATTGCAGTTTCACCTGCACCTTCAATCCTTTTCCATTTTAAGGGGAAGAGGTTTCACCCACTGTTTGGAGGACCATTGAattattgacattttggtcaagccCATATTCTGCAGTTCAAAGAAGCCTGCACTGCATTTCTAAACACCCTTCAGGCTACCGGATAGGCTGCATTTTAAAGGAGTTTAACAGAAAGTAAAAATCTTCAGATAATAAGATACTAATGGCAGTTTTGGACAAAAAGGGGGGCAATAAAGAAAACATAGTGAGTTTGTATCTGCTTGGTCATAAATTTTTCTAAAAGAAAGTAGGTTTCCAAGAACCCTTAAAATCTGTAAGTTGAAAAACGAAAGGAACATAAGAAGATTCAAAACTAGAGTTTAAAGGATAGAAAACAATGATCATCAATTAATATTTaacaagaaataaacaaaatcaaaatttgaaattgataTTACTCGGTTAAAGCTacgagaaaaagaaaaataaaacagcaTTTCCATAAAAGAAACTTTAAAGAAATCCAATGGCATTTCAGTAAAAAGATTAACAGCAAAATTAAAGCAAAAAAAAATAGCAATaagatttagatttaatgtttaaGAAAAAAAAGATTACAAAGATAAAATGAgggggaaagaaagaaaagaaaaacaaatctAGAGAGGTAAAAAATGTTAATATACATATAAGAACATCTATGATTGATAAGACAAGTTATACAAAAGCAAGAAGCAAGATGGCAAATAGGAATGAAATATGATCATTGAAATTACTCCCATCACTTAAATCAACATCACTAGCTAAATCAGAGTGCGTGCTACAAAAACAACACTTTCAGTCATCAAACTGGGTAAAAAATGTAGAATAGCTAAGAGAATCTTTGAAGCAAATAACACTTGAAGAGTTAAAAATGCTGTTCCCTGAACTGTAACAATTGGAAGAGTTTTAAAAATTTGCAATTGCTAATCTGGTTTGACACATCTGTGTGTACAAATGCTCAATAGTTTCCATTATATCCACAATTCAACGGAAACCATTGACTTCTCCTCAAACCAATTCTACCAACCAACTTAGGAACATAAGGAACTCCCATACAAAGTTGTCAAAAGCACTAGGTGGCCTAAAGGCGAGAAGGTCCTCCACCACCCAACGCCCTAGGCACTCGCCCGTGCGAAGTGAAGTGCCAATTTattctaaaataataaataattaaacataCAATGTAAAACAAGCATATTACGGAATCAATAAATTGCTAAATTTCATATTCATATTTCATAATTTATTATATGTTTTAAGCTTTAAGATCAAAAGCATTCCTCTAATAACACAAAATGTTAAAGCAAAAATCATAAAgcacataatataatttaaaattctagATATTCATTATGTCATGCAAACTTAAAATCCTAATTCTCTAGTGATCGTGTGGATGCCAATAAGTGAAAACAAATTAGGTtagcttttctctttctcaactttttcttttttttaatttctcgccTGGGGGCACCTGGTGACACCTCACCTGGACACCTGGACAGAGCCTGGTTGAAAGCGCCTCGCTTGGAGGCTTCCCCCATATAAGACTAACTTTAGAGTCCAGAGTAAAGCATCATCTAAAACTCACTTAAACCCTTTTCAATCAACTGTCTTCGTAATAACTAGAACAAGTTTCCTCCATTTAAGTAGTTCCATGAAAGATACGCAGCAAATCAACTTTGATTCATTCCAACTGCTTCCTACCTTTTCCCTTGGGGGttctgttgattttttttttttctttttcagatGAGCTTCAAAAAGACCATACACATTTCACAATACTTGTAAAATCAAAACGATCGACACAAAAATTTCCAGTCATCAAAAAATAAGATTATGAACCCACCTTTCTTTTCACACAAAATAGGGGTTTCAATACTTTGAAGCTCTTGAATCTTTTCCTTCCATACTATAAACAGAAGGGAATGACATTTCATGCTCATATGCATTGTTTTATAGAGGAAATAAGAACAACCTATGCCATTGCTAAAAACATTTCAATCAATCACAACAGCAGAGCAAATAACTTGTTAATTCTCGTTTATTGTAGAGAGCATCTGTTTACCAAGTATCTCCCTCTCTTTATGAAATCATCCAACATTCAATATATACAGGACACTGGAGGGCAGGGGAAAGGAAGGGAAGTAAATGAGGTGGAGAGGATTGGAAATGAATGGAAGTTAAGATGGTTACCCTTTCCTTGTCTATTTGTATAGAGAAACTGAAAGGTAAAGAAGGGGAGAGAAGGAAAAGAAAGCTACTAATATGACCAGATAAAATTATGATAAGTAT contains these protein-coding regions:
- the LOC110641457 gene encoding E3 ubiquitin-protein ligase RHF2A isoform X3 encodes the protein MSCRCQRSSQCPMCWQPISLKDATSQELLEAVEHERSFRFNPSRNATIFHHPTLGDFELQHLPVGANDTELEERIIQHLAAAAAMGRRHIARREGQRNRSSAQGRPQFLVFSSHPNAPAGPISSSPTQREEGESVSTISVPTPLSPPMNVREESLRSITPQSSDVQADPAFASASGSSVLASNQHENSLHNRRSPNQSSPNSQERAGPSEFQSFSDSIKSKLNAVSMRYKESISKSTRGWKERFFSRSSTMADLGSEVRREVNAGIATVSRMMERLETRENNRTSTSASNNEEDSSVSVTESNNQQISETGGGNPTSNTNTNMQAPCAASSGSD
- the LOC110641457 gene encoding E3 ubiquitin-protein ligase RHF2A isoform X2; this encodes MEGMEETKKSEAHLTSAAAFVEGGIQDACDDACSICLEAFCDSDPSTVTSCKHEFHLQCILEWCQRSSQCPMCWQPISLKDATSQELLEAVEHERSFRFNPSRNATIFHHPTLGDFELQHLPVGANDTELEERIIQHLAAAAAMGRRHIARREGQRNRSSAQGRPQFLVFSSHPNAPAGPISSSPTQREEGESVSTISVPTPLSPPMNVREESLRSITPQSSDVQADPAFASASGSSVLASNQHENSLHNRYKESISKSTRGWKERFFSRSSTMADLGSEVRREVNAGIATVSRMMERLETRENNRTSTSASNNEEDSSVSVTESNNQQISETGGGNPTSNTNTNMQAPCAASSGSD